In the genome of Tropicibacter oceani, one region contains:
- the pdhA gene encoding pyruvate dehydrogenase (acetyl-transferring) E1 component subunit alpha, translating to MAARKTTAQPNVSAEELLAYYRDMLLIRRFEEKAGQLYGMGLIGGFCHLYIGQEAVVVGLEAAAEEGDKRITSYRDHGHMLACGMDPNGVMAELTGREGGYSKGKGGSMHMFSREKHFYGGHGIVGAQVPLGAGLAFADKYKGNGRVTFTYFGDGAANQGQIYETFNMAALWDLPVIFVIENNQYAMGTSQKRSTSTPELYTRGAAFGIKGEVVDGMDVLAVKAAGEKAVAHCRSGKGPYILEIKTYRYRGHSMSDPAKYRTREEVQKMREERDPIDHVRDMLLQGKHASEDDLKAIDKEIKKIVNESAEFARTSPEPALGELWTDIYAEAPLSGEGAAQMEEAE from the coding sequence ATGGCGGCCCGCAAGACCACGGCCCAGCCCAATGTTTCGGCAGAGGAGCTTTTGGCCTATTACCGCGACATGCTGCTGATCCGCCGGTTCGAGGAAAAGGCAGGCCAGCTTTACGGCATGGGCCTGATCGGCGGCTTCTGTCACCTTTATATCGGGCAAGAGGCCGTTGTCGTCGGTCTGGAAGCCGCCGCCGAAGAGGGCGACAAGCGCATCACATCCTACCGCGATCACGGCCACATGCTGGCCTGCGGCATGGACCCCAATGGCGTCATGGCCGAACTGACCGGGCGCGAGGGGGGGTACTCCAAGGGCAAGGGCGGCTCGATGCACATGTTCAGCCGGGAAAAACATTTCTACGGCGGTCACGGCATTGTCGGCGCGCAGGTGCCTTTGGGCGCAGGCCTCGCCTTTGCCGATAAATACAAGGGCAACGGCCGCGTCACCTTTACCTATTTCGGCGATGGCGCCGCCAACCAAGGCCAGATCTACGAGACCTTCAACATGGCCGCGCTCTGGGACCTGCCGGTGATTTTCGTCATTGAAAACAACCAGTACGCCATGGGCACCTCGCAGAAACGGTCCACCTCCACGCCCGAGCTTTATACCCGCGGCGCGGCCTTTGGCATCAAGGGCGAGGTCGTCGACGGCATGGATGTGCTGGCGGTCAAGGCGGCCGGGGAAAAGGCGGTGGCGCACTGCCGTTCGGGCAAGGGCCCCTATATCCTTGAAATCAAGACCTACCGCTATCGCGGCCATTCCATGTCGGACCCGGCGAAATACCGCACCCGCGAAGAAGTGCAGAAAATGCGCGAGGAACGCGATCCCATCGACCATGTGCGCGACATGCTGTTGCAGGGCAAACATGCCTCTGAGGACGATCTGAAGGCGATCGACAAGGAGATCAAGAAGATCGTGAACGAGTCAGCCGAATTCGCCCGCACCAGCCCGGAACCGGCCCTGGGCGAGCTTTGGACCGATATTTATGCCGAGGCGCCCCTGAGCGGCGAAGGCGCAGCGCAAATGGAA